A genomic stretch from Anaerolinea thermophila UNI-1 includes:
- a CDS encoding aminotransferase class IV — protein sequence MSKIWGYRCTNNQLEKLLLPEQGEVDDLVRKYGEGVYTTLRTYHRNRVLFLKEHIYRLEHSAELSGVFLTVSEASVRDLIRALIQEANGKDIRIRLIVPFSSPETVIGMATFLTPPSMEDYRLGVAVETRRMHRDNPQAKVTEFIQKASEIRKQIGKEIHEVIMVDENGRLLEGLSSNFFAVHQGKVWTAGQGVLPGITRELVLKCVQELNLPLNLEGFPYQRLYEIEEAFLTSTSRGVLPVRKIDQYTVPQTPGKITTTLSTRFQERLNQLLEEV from the coding sequence ATGAGTAAGATTTGGGGTTATCGGTGCACAAATAATCAACTTGAGAAATTGCTCTTACCGGAACAGGGCGAGGTAGATGATCTTGTCCGTAAGTATGGCGAAGGGGTGTACACCACCTTAAGAACCTATCACAGAAATAGAGTGCTCTTCCTGAAAGAGCACATTTACCGTTTAGAGCACTCTGCTGAATTATCTGGTGTTTTCCTTACGGTATCCGAAGCCTCTGTGCGAGATTTGATTCGCGCGTTAATCCAGGAGGCAAATGGAAAGGATATCAGAATACGCCTGATAGTGCCTTTTTCGAGTCCCGAAACAGTCATCGGCATGGCGACATTCCTGACTCCGCCTTCAATGGAGGATTATCGTTTAGGGGTGGCGGTAGAAACTCGCCGGATGCATCGAGACAATCCTCAAGCCAAGGTGACTGAATTTATTCAAAAGGCATCAGAAATTCGAAAACAGATCGGCAAAGAAATACATGAAGTGATCATGGTTGATGAAAATGGGAGGTTACTGGAAGGGTTGAGCAGTAATTTTTTTGCAGTTCATCAGGGTAAAGTCTGGACTGCCGGACAAGGGGTACTGCCTGGCATAACCCGTGAACTTGTCTTAAAGTGTGTCCAGGAACTTAATCTTCCGTTGAATTTAGAAGGGTTCCCTTATCAAAGGTTGTATGAAATTGAAGAGGCTTTCCTGACCAGTACCAGCAGAGGGGTGTTACCGGTTCGCAAAATTGATCAGTACACTGTGCCTCAAACGCCCGGAAAGATCACAACGACACTAAGTACACGATTTCAGGAAAGATTGAATCAATTGCTTGAAGAAGTTTAG
- a CDS encoding DUF2007 domain-containing protein, whose translation MEQPRFECVYTAPGMLSAEMIRMLLESYDISVWIVPESAGIAYGLTVGPLGAVDILVAEEDAEKAKDILRKYENGELSINEEQDEPARNNDSENSTL comes from the coding sequence ATGGAACAACCCCGCTTTGAGTGTGTTTATACGGCTCCAGGAATGCTCTCCGCAGAGATGATTCGTATGCTGTTAGAGTCTTACGATATTTCTGTGTGGATTGTGCCTGAGAGCGCAGGAATTGCCTACGGGTTAACCGTAGGGCCCTTGGGTGCTGTAGATATCCTGGTGGCAGAAGAGGATGCAGAGAAAGCAAAAGATATTCTACGAAAATACGAAAATGGGGAATTATCCATCAACGAAGAGCAGGATGAACCCGCTAGAAACAATGACAGCGAAAATTCAACCCTCTAA
- a CDS encoding ribonuclease H-like domain-containing protein: MTNLREKLQSLGYKKDNGSSKSETNVLTDNHGQTRQVNDSTFQDRLYKVIQSYPLPYPHGEVLIEDSAPLGMIGEWAKTPQISALTLSDVVFIDTETSGLVGGTGTFAFMAGIGLYKEKRFEVHQIFLPEPVDEFAFLEEIHRILSPFPVIVTFNGKSFDLPLLQTRFILNRMQTIPEEKNHIDLLHLARRFWRERLESCSLSELEKQILHVQREEQEVPGYLIPEIYFRYLKTKDFSLLNGVFYHNRVDILSMAALFQFMSRVLSQPEIFPLHSMDLASVARLYHDMGYWDMASHLYSQALSEEMPQDILIKTFLRNAEIHKKKGNLPEAIELWKKAAEYGNLEAHLELAKIYEHTLKNLEIALEWANRAFTLCNTLPLPLWKRKEWLREISHRIQRLEQKKRKDSYGTTPL; this comes from the coding sequence ATGACAAATCTGCGAGAAAAATTACAGTCCCTAGGATATAAGAAAGATAATGGTTCGTCCAAATCCGAAACAAATGTCTTAACAGATAATCATGGACAGACCAGGCAAGTAAATGATTCTACCTTTCAGGACCGGCTATACAAAGTTATCCAATCGTACCCATTGCCTTATCCTCATGGAGAAGTACTTATTGAAGATTCTGCTCCTCTCGGCATGATTGGGGAATGGGCTAAAACCCCCCAAATTTCAGCGCTAACCTTGAGTGATGTAGTATTTATTGACACCGAAACCTCTGGATTAGTTGGCGGAACAGGCACATTTGCTTTCATGGCAGGAATTGGGCTCTACAAAGAAAAACGATTTGAAGTGCACCAGATTTTCTTACCAGAGCCCGTTGATGAATTTGCCTTTTTAGAGGAAATTCACCGTATCCTTTCACCCTTTCCTGTGATTGTTACCTTCAACGGGAAGTCTTTTGACCTGCCTCTGCTTCAGACACGTTTCATCCTTAACCGCATGCAAACCATACCGGAGGAAAAAAATCACATTGACCTTCTCCATCTTGCCCGGCGATTCTGGAGAGAAAGGTTGGAGAGTTGCAGTCTTTCAGAACTGGAAAAGCAGATTTTACATGTCCAGCGAGAGGAACAGGAAGTGCCTGGCTATCTCATTCCTGAGATATATTTTAGGTATTTAAAAACAAAAGATTTTTCTCTTCTGAATGGAGTGTTTTATCATAACCGTGTAGATATCCTCTCGATGGCCGCACTTTTTCAATTTATGAGCCGGGTGTTATCACAACCAGAAATATTCCCTCTGCACTCTATGGATTTAGCTTCTGTTGCCCGCCTGTATCATGACATGGGATACTGGGATATGGCTTCCCATCTATACTCTCAAGCCTTATCTGAAGAAATGCCACAAGATATCCTGATAAAAACCTTTCTCAGAAATGCTGAAATTCATAAGAAAAAAGGGAACCTCCCGGAAGCCATAGAGTTATGGAAGAAAGCAGCAGAATATGGGAACCTTGAAGCCCACCTTGAGTTAGCGAAAATTTACGAACATACACTCAAAAATCTGGAGATCGCTCTGGAATGGGCAAATCGCGCGTTCACCTTGTGCAATACATTGCCTTTACCTTTATGGAAGAGGAAAGAATGGCTTCGGGAAATCTCCCATCGAATTCAGCGCCTGGAACAAAAGAAAAGGAAGGATTCTTATGGAACAACCCCGCTTTGA
- a CDS encoding DEAD/DEAH box helicase, translating to MNHLEKVLLVWVSDPEIEKNIVRIEEIPPRPALWGNIPESLHPDLKNALHSLGINQLYSHQVQAYELIHQGNHVMLATGTASGKTLAYNLPVLDDCLKHPSSRALYLFPTKALAQDQQTQLAKLLQSHTSLPKQIPVGIYDGDTPASHRNDLRKNARIVLSNPDMLHMGILPHHTLWAEFFRNLRFIIIDEAHIYRGVFGSHFANVIRRLKRVASFYGASPQFILSSATIANPLPFAQSLIEDKIQLISQDGSPAGPRRIFLYNPPVINEHLGIRASAIHEALKLLSPLITHGIQTITFARTRRTVELLLRYLRDRFPGSPQWIEGYRSGYLPTERRTIEAKLRKGEIHCVVATNALELGIDIGTLSASVLVGYPGSIASTRQQIGRAGRKTDLAVSLLVASSDPLDQYLMRFPEYIFEQSPEMALVDPNNLLILVQHIRCAAFELPFYRGEGFGGVSAETVEEILSFLAESGELHAGTTRFIWTADQYPASQISLRTTSPDTVQLQQIIDGKPKVVGVVDRSSALWMVHPGAVYLHAGETYWVQTLDLDRGIAWLEPSELDYYTEPVQETTVEKQQVLYNEPTRGGNKFFGELKVTHQVTGFKKIRWYSRENLGTESLELPPSTLFTTGYWRSLSEVSVNFLRQAGLWRNDPNDYGPEWIKIRESIRKRDHYTCQLCGTPEQGKAHHVHHKVPFRMFSSAQEANRPENLITLCPSCHQRVEENQRIQSGLAGLSYLIHHAAPLFLMCDTEDIGVFSEPQSPLSDGQPTLVVYDQIPGGIGLSKKLYEIEETLFKEAAILVETCPCEHGCPSCVGPAGENGMGGKQETLAILNILNGLIQLEVK from the coding sequence ATGAACCATTTGGAGAAAGTCCTGCTCGTTTGGGTGAGTGACCCGGAAATTGAAAAAAATATTGTTCGTATAGAGGAGATTCCCCCTCGTCCGGCTCTTTGGGGAAATATTCCAGAATCTCTTCATCCGGATCTGAAAAATGCTCTCCATTCCCTAGGGATTAATCAATTATACAGCCATCAAGTACAAGCATACGAATTGATTCATCAGGGCAATCACGTTATGCTTGCTACGGGTACTGCCAGTGGCAAGACACTTGCCTATAATCTTCCTGTTTTAGACGACTGTCTGAAACATCCTTCTTCCAGAGCCCTTTACCTTTTCCCAACAAAGGCATTAGCCCAAGATCAACAGACGCAACTTGCCAAACTCCTCCAATCTCATACCTCTTTACCCAAGCAAATCCCCGTGGGCATTTATGACGGTGACACCCCCGCGAGTCATCGAAACGACCTCCGAAAAAATGCACGAATAGTGCTGAGTAACCCTGATATGTTGCATATGGGGATTTTGCCTCATCATACTCTCTGGGCAGAATTTTTCCGGAACCTGCGGTTTATCATCATTGACGAAGCCCACATTTACAGAGGGGTTTTCGGGTCTCATTTTGCGAATGTCATCCGAAGGTTGAAAAGAGTGGCTTCCTTCTATGGGGCATCTCCACAATTCATCCTGAGTTCGGCCACCATAGCCAATCCGCTACCGTTTGCCCAAAGTTTGATTGAAGACAAAATTCAATTGATTTCTCAAGATGGTTCACCAGCAGGCCCCAGGAGAATCTTTCTCTACAATCCACCGGTAATCAATGAGCATTTGGGGATACGGGCCAGTGCCATTCATGAAGCCCTGAAACTGCTTTCTCCCCTGATTACTCACGGCATCCAGACCATCACATTTGCCCGTACACGTCGAACGGTTGAACTGCTGCTCCGATATTTACGGGATCGTTTTCCTGGCTCCCCGCAATGGATTGAAGGGTATCGCAGTGGATATTTACCCACAGAAAGACGCACTATTGAAGCCAAACTTCGCAAGGGAGAAATCCACTGCGTAGTAGCCACAAATGCTTTAGAATTGGGAATAGATATTGGCACCCTTTCTGCTTCTGTCTTGGTAGGCTATCCGGGTTCAATTGCTTCTACTCGTCAACAGATAGGGCGTGCCGGGAGAAAAACTGATCTGGCTGTTTCGCTCTTGGTTGCCTCTTCCGATCCGCTTGATCAATATTTGATGAGATTTCCTGAGTATATTTTTGAACAATCCCCTGAAATGGCACTGGTAGACCCCAACAATCTGTTGATTTTGGTTCAGCACATTCGTTGTGCCGCCTTTGAACTCCCCTTTTATCGAGGTGAGGGTTTTGGAGGTGTTTCAGCGGAAACCGTCGAGGAGATTCTGTCTTTTCTGGCTGAAAGTGGTGAACTTCATGCCGGCACCACACGATTTATCTGGACCGCAGACCAGTATCCCGCCTCGCAAATCTCCCTGAGAACCACCTCCCCAGATACAGTTCAATTGCAGCAGATTATAGATGGGAAGCCCAAAGTTGTTGGGGTGGTAGATCGTTCCAGTGCATTATGGATGGTCCATCCAGGCGCAGTGTATTTGCATGCTGGAGAAACCTACTGGGTACAAACCCTGGATTTAGATCGAGGGATTGCCTGGCTCGAGCCATCCGAACTCGATTATTACACCGAACCAGTGCAGGAAACTACGGTGGAAAAACAACAGGTGCTTTATAATGAGCCAACCCGGGGAGGAAACAAGTTTTTTGGGGAACTGAAAGTCACCCATCAGGTGACAGGATTCAAGAAAATACGCTGGTATTCTCGTGAAAACCTTGGTACAGAATCGCTGGAACTTCCTCCTTCCACCCTGTTCACCACGGGATACTGGAGAAGTTTAAGCGAGGTCTCCGTTAATTTCCTCAGACAGGCTGGGTTGTGGAGAAATGATCCCAACGACTACGGACCCGAATGGATTAAGATTCGGGAATCGATAAGAAAACGGGATCACTACACCTGCCAGTTATGTGGTACCCCAGAACAGGGAAAGGCACATCATGTACACCACAAAGTACCTTTCCGGATGTTCTCCTCCGCCCAAGAAGCCAATCGTCCAGAGAACCTCATTACATTATGCCCGTCCTGTCATCAGAGAGTGGAAGAGAACCAGCGTATTCAAAGCGGATTGGCGGGACTGAGTTATCTTATTCATCATGCAGCACCACTCTTCTTGATGTGCGATACTGAGGATATTGGAGTATTTTCTGAACCGCAATCGCCCCTTTCGGATGGACAACCTACACTGGTGGTTTATGACCAGATTCCTGGCGGGATTGGACTGAGTAAAAAACTCTATGAAATCGAAGAAACTCTGTTCAAGGAAGCCGCCATCCTGGTAGAAACCTGTCCCTGCGAACATGGATGTCCATCCTGCGTCGGGCCAGCAGGTGAAAATGGTATGGGCGGGAAACAGGAAACGCTGGCAATCCTGAATATCTTAAATGGGCTGATACAATTAGAAGTGAAATGA
- a CDS encoding prepilin peptidase encodes MTLRFYLTLKILSRNFGISMNAMITSLLIFFSGWLAGGLVNWLADWLPVESRLGGLICSSCRKEISWLDYWTLFPCKHCGRTRGLRTWLLHFGLGIAFLGVHWTGSPRLSEVEAMLWLTYSSLIVVIDFEHRLILEKTSIAGGILAFVIGVRLHGIGMTLAGGTAGAALLFLLFLGGEVFRRWMEKRRGEPISEVAMGFGDVILSGIIGLILGWPGILAGLFLAILAGGIVSGLIMFSMIIRKNYQAFTAIPYGPYLIFATLYLLFLS; translated from the coding sequence TTGACTTTACGTTTTTACCTTACTTTGAAGATATTATCAAGGAATTTCGGCATTTCTATGAATGCAATGATTACCAGTCTCTTGATTTTTTTCTCTGGTTGGCTTGCCGGAGGTTTGGTCAACTGGTTGGCTGATTGGTTGCCTGTTGAAAGCAGGCTGGGTGGCTTAATCTGTTCGTCGTGCCGGAAAGAGATAAGTTGGCTGGATTACTGGACACTTTTTCCCTGTAAACATTGTGGAAGAACACGTGGATTGCGGACGTGGCTGCTTCATTTTGGGTTGGGAATAGCATTTTTAGGAGTTCACTGGACAGGTTCTCCACGTCTTTCGGAAGTTGAAGCCATGTTATGGTTGACGTATTCTTCCCTAATTGTAGTCATTGACTTCGAACATCGTCTGATTCTTGAGAAAACTTCAATTGCAGGAGGAATTCTGGCTTTTGTAATTGGCGTGCGTCTTCACGGCATTGGAATGACCCTGGCGGGTGGTACTGCGGGCGCGGCTTTACTGTTTTTACTTTTTCTTGGAGGCGAGGTATTCAGACGCTGGATGGAGAAACGCCGCGGGGAACCCATTTCAGAGGTTGCCATGGGGTTTGGCGATGTCATCCTTTCCGGTATCATTGGGCTTATTCTTGGCTGGCCCGGTATTCTCGCTGGACTCTTTCTTGCAATTTTGGCAGGTGGCATTGTCAGCGGCCTGATCATGTTCTCCATGATCATTAGAAAAAATTACCAGGCTTTTACGGCAATTCCTTATGGCCCTTACCTGATTTTTGCGACGCTTTACCTGTTGTTTCTTTCTTAA
- the pckA gene encoding phosphoenolpyruvate carboxykinase (ATP), translated as MIYTGIPGDYSLELHGLQNLRTAYWNLPPAGLIEQSILRGESILSRTGAVVVNTGKHTGRSPSDKFIVRHPSIENQIWWGKVNQPLAPEKFERLLAKARAYLQGKDVFIQDLQAGAHPSFALPIRLITEKAWAALFAYNLFLRLPHDQLVHHRPEFTIFHLPEFLASPEEDGTRSETVIALDLKKKVILIAGTSYAGEIKKSIFTVLNYLLPQKGVLSMHCSANIGQEQDVALFFGLSGTGKTTLSSDPERRLIGDDEHGWADDGIFNFEGGCYAKTIHLRPELEPLIWQATQSFGAVLENVTIDTISRELDFDDDHRTENTRGAYPLHYIPNFVPEGRGGHPKNIFFLSADAFGVLPPIALLSPEQAMYYFLSGYTSKLAGTETGLGTEPQATFSTCFGAPFLPLHPHEYAHLLGEKIQRHQARVWLVNTGWTGGPYGVGQRIRLPYTRALIRAALHGDLEHVEYQIEPHFGLSIPLECPGVPSEILNPRQTWADPEAYEQQASLLVEQFNKNFEPFVQEVSPEVVLAGPGRKDLRPQKLG; from the coding sequence ATGATTTACACAGGTATCCCAGGAGATTACAGTCTGGAGTTGCACGGTTTGCAAAACCTTCGTACAGCCTATTGGAATCTGCCCCCTGCAGGTCTCATCGAACAATCCATCTTGCGAGGAGAAAGCATCCTTTCCCGAACAGGCGCTGTGGTTGTAAATACAGGAAAACATACCGGGCGTTCTCCCAGTGACAAATTCATCGTAAGACACCCCAGCATCGAGAATCAGATTTGGTGGGGAAAAGTCAATCAACCTCTTGCGCCAGAAAAATTCGAACGCTTACTCGCCAAAGCAAGAGCCTACCTGCAGGGAAAAGATGTCTTTATTCAGGACTTACAAGCAGGAGCACATCCATCATTTGCGCTGCCCATTCGGTTGATTACGGAAAAAGCATGGGCGGCTTTGTTTGCCTATAACCTGTTTTTGCGACTTCCTCATGATCAACTGGTCCATCACCGCCCTGAATTTACCATATTTCATTTGCCCGAATTTCTTGCCTCTCCGGAGGAGGATGGAACCCGCTCTGAAACAGTTATTGCACTGGATTTAAAGAAAAAAGTCATTCTGATTGCAGGCACCAGTTATGCCGGAGAGATTAAGAAGTCCATTTTTACCGTATTAAATTACCTCTTACCCCAAAAAGGGGTTCTCTCCATGCATTGCTCTGCCAATATTGGGCAAGAACAAGATGTAGCGTTGTTTTTTGGGCTGTCTGGAACGGGCAAAACGACCCTGTCTTCAGATCCTGAACGTCGTCTGATAGGAGACGATGAGCATGGCTGGGCTGATGATGGAATCTTCAATTTTGAAGGAGGATGTTACGCCAAAACCATCCATCTACGTCCCGAGTTAGAACCCTTGATCTGGCAGGCAACCCAAAGTTTTGGGGCAGTTCTTGAAAATGTAACCATAGACACCATTAGCCGCGAATTGGATTTCGACGACGATCATCGCACAGAAAATACTCGAGGGGCATACCCTCTGCACTACATTCCTAACTTTGTTCCCGAAGGCAGAGGAGGTCACCCGAAAAATATCTTTTTCTTATCTGCTGACGCTTTTGGGGTATTGCCTCCGATTGCCCTCCTAAGCCCCGAACAAGCCATGTATTACTTCCTCTCAGGATACACTTCAAAACTTGCAGGTACTGAAACCGGTTTGGGGACTGAACCTCAAGCCACCTTCTCAACCTGTTTCGGTGCACCTTTCCTGCCTTTACATCCTCATGAATATGCTCATCTGTTAGGTGAAAAAATTCAGCGGCACCAGGCAAGGGTATGGTTAGTGAATACAGGCTGGACAGGCGGGCCTTACGGAGTTGGTCAACGCATTCGCCTGCCTTATACCAGAGCCCTCATCCGCGCTGCCCTCCATGGGGATCTGGAACATGTGGAGTATCAGATCGAACCTCATTTCGGATTAAGCATTCCTCTGGAATGCCCAGGAGTTCCCAGTGAGATTCTCAACCCACGTCAAACCTGGGCAGATCCAGAGGCATATGAGCAGCAAGCCTCTCTTCTGGTTGAACAATTCAATAAAAACTTTGAGCCATTTGTTCAGGAAGTCTCACCAGAAGTAGTGCTTGCTGGGCCCGGAAGAAAAGATTTGAGACCGCAGAAACTGGGTTAA
- a CDS encoding glycoside hydrolase family 113, whose product MRRNYPKPKVNWLIPLLIFFLISCTSPTPTVQILSQNTTSQTLMAEVTFQATLSQPLKEGENLSLEVLDEVTGIALNPQRYPLQRQNDLKYSVRLPFAVGSLVKYRYIRESKSIAIEYNTQKKQIRYRLYYVKDPGSVEDFIAGWNDTPYQGPFGRIQGVVLNALDRTPVPNVLVTAAGVTMLTAADGSFTLDGLPPWTHHLVVVSLNGEFVPFQQGAQVIEEAMTPAEILVQPAPKVQVTFVVTPPEDSPSGIPIRMVGNISTLGNTFADLRGGMNVLASRAPYLTYQQDGTYRLTLELPVGLDLRYKYTLGDGFWNAERTKQGEFRVRQFIVPAQNVMIEDQIETWKSPGKGSISFYLTVPETTGANESISIQFNPYGWTEPLPMWPLGNHQWLYILYSPLDAIGETAYRFCRNDQCGIADDLTTFGPDNPGTKRFTPPAEGIKITEVVKEWKWQLPPLEPITVPAGTIPPKPGSFIQGVAFPADYHPSWQPFIPWAIEDLAQMNANYLILSPTWHFTTTDPPNLQWLTGVDATWEDLSNTIQIARSKQINIALRPTAAFEKPPAVWWSECPGTSGWWKTWLDRYRTFILHHAALASVSGTEIFILNPENLEPVLPGNSLPNGAPVVSDADLKAYWIDLIQQIRKIYSGKVAWQISSSQNLDTLSEILKETDLIFVHVYDPLTSQEDPQAENLIPPARELIENKIRLIRDQYDLPIVVELAYPSSKGSANGCIPSNGNCLPLFVFYQGGLDISAAEESFREQAEIYNAFLQVISQSEWVAGVVSDGYFPPIALADKSVSVRGKPAEDVLWFWFNQFHPKE is encoded by the coding sequence ATGAGAAGAAATTACCCCAAACCAAAAGTCAACTGGCTCATCCCTCTTCTCATCTTCTTTTTGATTTCATGCACTTCACCAACTCCTACAGTGCAAATCCTCTCTCAAAACACCACCTCGCAAACTCTCATGGCTGAGGTGACCTTTCAGGCTACCTTGTCCCAACCTCTAAAAGAGGGAGAAAACCTGAGCCTTGAAGTGTTAGATGAGGTTACGGGCATTGCTCTTAATCCCCAACGTTACCCTCTGCAAAGACAGAATGACTTGAAATATTCTGTTCGTTTGCCATTTGCGGTGGGAAGTCTCGTCAAATATCGTTACATTCGGGAAAGCAAGAGCATCGCGATTGAGTACAACACCCAAAAGAAACAAATACGGTATCGCTTGTATTACGTAAAAGACCCTGGAAGTGTAGAGGATTTCATTGCAGGTTGGAATGACACTCCTTATCAAGGTCCATTCGGGCGAATCCAGGGAGTTGTATTGAATGCTCTGGACCGTACCCCTGTGCCAAATGTGCTGGTCACCGCGGCAGGTGTCACCATGCTGACAGCAGCGGATGGTTCCTTTACTCTGGACGGGCTCCCCCCCTGGACACATCATCTGGTAGTAGTGAGTCTGAATGGGGAATTTGTTCCATTCCAGCAAGGTGCCCAGGTGATTGAGGAAGCCATGACCCCAGCAGAAATTCTGGTACAACCTGCCCCAAAAGTCCAGGTCACTTTCGTGGTAACCCCGCCTGAGGATAGCCCTTCGGGAATCCCTATTCGCATGGTAGGAAATATCTCTACCCTCGGAAATACCTTTGCTGATTTGCGGGGGGGGATGAACGTTTTAGCCTCCCGGGCTCCTTATCTCACCTATCAACAAGACGGCACTTATCGCCTTACTCTGGAACTGCCTGTTGGCCTGGACTTAAGATATAAGTACACTCTGGGTGATGGTTTCTGGAATGCCGAGCGAACCAAACAGGGAGAGTTTCGAGTTCGGCAATTTATTGTCCCTGCGCAAAATGTCATGATTGAGGATCAAATTGAAACCTGGAAATCTCCAGGAAAAGGGAGCATTTCCTTTTACCTGACTGTTCCAGAAACAACTGGCGCCAACGAAAGCATCTCGATTCAATTCAATCCCTATGGTTGGACAGAACCTTTGCCCATGTGGCCTCTTGGGAATCACCAGTGGCTGTATATTCTTTACAGTCCACTGGATGCCATTGGAGAAACTGCATATCGCTTCTGCAGAAACGATCAGTGCGGGATTGCCGACGATTTGACGACTTTTGGACCTGACAATCCGGGCACAAAACGCTTCACCCCTCCTGCAGAGGGCATCAAGATTACAGAAGTGGTTAAGGAATGGAAATGGCAATTACCCCCTCTTGAGCCCATTACTGTCCCTGCGGGCACCATCCCCCCCAAGCCAGGCAGTTTTATTCAGGGCGTGGCTTTTCCAGCCGATTATCATCCATCATGGCAGCCGTTTATTCCCTGGGCAATTGAAGATCTTGCCCAAATGAATGCCAATTATCTCATTCTCTCACCGACATGGCATTTTACCACCACCGACCCGCCTAATCTTCAATGGTTAACTGGTGTAGATGCCACATGGGAAGACCTTTCTAACACAATACAGATTGCCCGATCCAAACAAATCAACATTGCCCTGCGCCCCACTGCCGCCTTTGAAAAACCTCCTGCTGTGTGGTGGAGTGAATGCCCGGGTACGTCCGGGTGGTGGAAAACCTGGCTGGATCGCTACCGGACGTTTATCCTTCATCATGCGGCACTGGCAAGTGTATCCGGTACAGAAATCTTTATTCTCAATCCGGAAAATTTGGAACCTGTGCTTCCCGGCAATTCTTTACCCAATGGTGCTCCCGTAGTCAGTGATGCCGATTTGAAAGCCTACTGGATTGACCTTATCCAACAGATTCGGAAAATCTATTCTGGGAAAGTCGCATGGCAAATATCTTCTTCGCAGAACCTGGACACACTAAGCGAAATATTGAAAGAAACCGATTTGATTTTTGTCCATGTATATGATCCGCTGACCAGTCAGGAAGATCCTCAAGCCGAAAACCTCATCCCGCCCGCGCGCGAACTCATTGAAAACAAAATCCGGCTCATTCGGGATCAATACGACCTCCCCATTGTAGTAGAACTTGCTTATCCCTCTTCCAAAGGGAGCGCAAATGGTTGTATCCCTTCAAACGGCAACTGTCTCCCCCTATTTGTTTTCTATCAGGGCGGTCTGGACATTTCGGCGGCAGAGGAGTCTTTCCGAGAACAGGCAGAGATTTACAATGCTTTTCTTCAGGTGATCAGTCAATCCGAATGGGTTGCAGGTGTTGTATCTGATGGGTATTTTCCTCCCATCGCGCTGGCCGATAAGTCTGTTTCGGTTCGCGGAAAACCCGCTGAAGACGTGTTATGGTTTTGGTTCAATCAATTTCACCCTAAAGAATAA
- the nusB gene encoding transcription antitermination factor NusB, with product MKLRTRARAVALEALYEIDLTNHLPGDVLEERIKDAKLQDELADFAREIVMGVLPITHQLDVQIAKHAPEWPLDQVAVIDRNILRIALWEFAVGQCTPVKVAINEAVELAKKYGSDSSARFVNGVLGSLADRETEIKQEFSQFQSPLDPHQTSQD from the coding sequence ATGAAGTTAAGAACGCGGGCACGAGCAGTGGCTCTTGAAGCCTTATATGAAATAGACCTGACCAATCATCTACCCGGTGACGTCTTAGAGGAACGCATAAAAGATGCAAAACTCCAGGACGAACTGGCTGATTTCGCCAGAGAAATCGTCATGGGAGTTCTCCCCATTACTCATCAACTGGATGTACAAATTGCCAAACATGCGCCTGAGTGGCCCCTTGATCAGGTGGCTGTGATAGACCGAAACATTCTGAGAATTGCTTTATGGGAATTTGCTGTCGGGCAATGCACACCTGTCAAAGTAGCCATCAATGAAGCTGTTGAACTAGCCAAAAAGTATGGCTCTGATAGTTCTGCTCGTTTCGTCAACGGCGTGCTGGGAAGCCTGGCAGATCGAGAAACGGAAATTAAGCAGGAATTCAGTCAATTTCAATCTCCCTTGGATCCTCATCAAACTTCTCAGGATTGA
- a CDS encoding Asp23/Gls24 family envelope stress response protein has translation MEQTPSTTGKTTIAPEVLLTIARLNTLSVPGVARLSSAPADVNQIFSKNPQEGVKISVDHGVVYADIYVVLAKDVNVREVGRAIQQKVSRAISEMLGMEVGKINVHVEDIDYSVEA, from the coding sequence ATGGAACAAACACCCTCAACTACTGGAAAAACAACCATAGCACCCGAAGTGCTCTTAACTATTGCCCGCTTGAATACCCTGAGCGTTCCGGGAGTAGCCCGATTGAGTTCAGCGCCGGCGGATGTTAACCAAATATTTTCTAAAAATCCACAGGAAGGGGTAAAAATTTCTGTGGATCATGGTGTAGTTTATGCCGACATCTACGTCGTTCTGGCAAAAGATGTCAATGTTCGGGAAGTGGGACGAGCCATTCAGCAAAAAGTTTCTCGAGCCATTTCCGAAATGCTAGGAATGGAAGTTGGTAAAATCAACGTGCATGTTGAGGATATTGATTACTCCGTTGAAGCGTGA